In Thermotomaculum hydrothermale, a single genomic region encodes these proteins:
- the elbB gene encoding isoprenoid biosynthesis glyoxalase ElbB, producing the protein MPKVGVILSGCGVYDGAEIHEAVLTMLELDKRGCELVIMAPDKPQMHVINHLTGEEVKGETRNVLVESARIARGEIKNIDDVNPDELDALVLPGGFGAAKNLSNFAVKGEKAEVDPSVARILREVHKKGKPIAAVCIAPAVVAAALGEINPELTIGNDEATAKAIEAMGGKHFVCPVDGFHVDEKNKIISTPAYMLGKRISEVHAGISKMVDALMKLIG; encoded by the coding sequence ATGCCTAAAGTTGGTGTAATTCTTTCAGGTTGCGGCGTTTACGATGGTGCGGAAATACACGAAGCAGTGTTAACCATGCTTGAACTTGATAAAAGAGGCTGTGAACTTGTAATTATGGCCCCTGATAAACCTCAAATGCATGTTATAAACCATTTAACCGGGGAAGAGGTTAAAGGGGAAACAAGAAATGTGCTTGTTGAATCTGCAAGGATAGCAAGGGGTGAGATTAAAAATATTGACGATGTAAACCCTGATGAATTAGACGCACTTGTTCTTCCAGGTGGATTTGGGGCTGCCAAAAACCTCTCAAACTTTGCGGTAAAAGGGGAAAAGGCAGAAGTTGACCCTTCTGTTGCAAGGATTTTGAGGGAAGTTCACAAAAAGGGCAAGCCTATTGCAGCAGTATGTATTGCCCCTGCTGTTGTGGCTGCTGCTTTAGGGGAGATAAACCCTGAATTAACTATTGGTAATGACGAGGCAACAGCAAAGGCAATTGAGGCAATGGGCGGAAAACATTTTGTATGCCCTGTTGACGGTTTTCATGTTGATGAAAAAAATAAAATAATATCAACCCCTGCATATATGTTAGGAAAGAGAATTTCCGAAGTACATGCAGGCATATCAAAGATGGTTGATGCATTAATGAAACTTATAGGCTGA
- a CDS encoding DUF4339 domain-containing protein, protein MESIYIVIRGEKYGPYTKEALKTFLKEGRITPDTLCWYAGMSQWLPLRSIFPDLLNEMPPPPQTIPPQPPNEYVNPQGVNNEKSGGKGCCLGCLIFFILFLVVIAIGGFFMWKYGKPYIKQFKYQYHYQYNSSMNFSNNFSEKINPILWKS, encoded by the coding sequence ATGGAAAGTATATACATTGTAATTAGAGGTGAAAAATACGGGCCTTACACAAAAGAGGCTTTAAAGACTTTTTTAAAAGAAGGCAGGATTACTCCTGATACTTTATGCTGGTACGCTGGGATGTCTCAATGGCTGCCATTAAGAAGCATTTTCCCTGATTTGTTAAATGAAATGCCGCCTCCACCTCAAACAATCCCCCCACAACCTCCGAATGAATATGTTAATCCTCAGGGAGTTAATAATGAAAAAAGTGGTGGTAAAGGCTGCTGTTTAGGCTGTCTCATATTCTTTATTTTATTTCTTGTTGTAATTGCAATAGGTGGATTTTTTATGTGGAAGTACGGGAAGCCGTATATTAAGCAATTCAAGTATCAATACCATTACCAGTACAATTCGTCAATGAATTTTAGCAATAATTTTTCAGAGAAGATCAATCCAATCCTATGGAAAAGTTAA
- a CDS encoding methylated-DNA--[protein]-cysteine S-methyltransferase — MEKLRGYYREINSPLGKVLAGCVKDSLVFLQFKDTFNLKNIEKRYGIKFEKSFGNFFLNNVENQLKEYFEKKRKNFDLALHFIVGTDFQKKCWEALMKIPYGQTISYSKQAEMVGNKKAVRAVANANRLNPIAIIVPCHRVIGKNGKLTGYAGGIEKKEYLLKLEGAI; from the coding sequence ATGGAAAAGTTAAGGGGATATTACAGGGAAATAAATTCCCCTTTAGGTAAGGTTTTGGCAGGCTGTGTAAAAGATTCCCTTGTGTTTTTGCAGTTTAAGGATACTTTTAATTTAAAAAATATTGAAAAAAGATATGGAATTAAGTTTGAAAAGTCTTTTGGAAATTTTTTTCTAAATAATGTTGAAAATCAATTAAAAGAATACTTTGAGAAAAAAAGAAAAAATTTTGATTTAGCACTTCATTTTATTGTGGGGACTGATTTTCAAAAAAAGTGCTGGGAAGCGTTAATGAAAATCCCTTATGGACAAACTATCTCATACTCAAAACAGGCTGAAATGGTTGGCAATAAAAAAGCGGTGAGGGCTGTTGCAAATGCAAACAGGTTAAATCCAATAGCCATTATTGTTCCCTGCCATAGAGTGATAGGTAAAAACGGTAAATTAACAGGCTATGCCGGGGGGATTGAAAAGAAAGAGTACCTTTTAAAACTTGAAGGCGCAATTTAG
- a CDS encoding M1 aminopeptidase family protein → MKRLKQFLMVLIAFFVLFSLKAQTLREQVKSLYSPEVYGKIQSTNFKLGDLTVTSESIFGVKALNKKCGIIINNGEFKLKIKNKYCIPVVKRNTKRFHISTTNSIGELTITKKFDNAYILTTNDLGATTPLQSDIKLPESLKKFIVENPFIDPAIDFTGAKLQNNDITVAVFETTLGYFYYVFDPDDTESEQLFYLRKSKYIDYYEMYEIAYQPYEREVYELTAPDFSVTHIDLNVVNTQKDLVTIDAKLTITAETTLNGLTFDLVNSYYTLNTNTGRISGSKELKVDSLKINGEDSDYIHYSHKLLVKLPQGAKKGDKIVLYTRLSGDILHRLFGDNFWQLDNYAWYPKAKLKEEHATIHIKATVPDNFTVFASGDTVSFKKKDGYKTIETKLDYPIQRPLISAGKYFIHKKKALGRSCIVATHGTKKDKNSKRLLNYFFAASDIIERGVNKPYPFKDQYIIETNFDRYYTGPSIIYVGSEIFNPKYETIDDLNLLFINDIARAYFRFRLNLPNENEFWISEGFSQYIAAITYTQLFRKRKVAQKKFIRILRKWKRGAELVKSGDSIYLASHLCGKKSKDIYDMVHLYYDKAPLVLHALRLEMQKKYGAQNGDRMFFVWISSILKSFSGRYVNTYDCIRLLNMITRDNWQPFFDKYIFGTETPDINI, encoded by the coding sequence ATGAAAAGACTGAAACAATTTTTGATGGTGTTAATCGCGTTTTTTGTTCTTTTTTCTTTAAAAGCCCAGACTTTAAGGGAACAGGTAAAATCTCTTTACAGCCCTGAAGTTTACGGGAAAATACAATCTACCAATTTTAAATTAGGGGATTTAACCGTTACTTCAGAAAGCATTTTCGGTGTTAAAGCACTTAACAAAAAATGCGGAATAATAATTAACAATGGGGAGTTTAAATTAAAAATCAAAAACAAATACTGCATACCTGTTGTTAAAAGAAACACAAAAAGATTTCACATATCAACCACAAATAGCATCGGTGAATTAACAATTACAAAAAAGTTTGACAACGCTTATATCCTGACAACAAACGATTTAGGCGCTACAACGCCTTTGCAATCAGACATAAAATTGCCAGAAAGCCTGAAAAAGTTTATAGTGGAGAACCCTTTTATAGACCCGGCTATTGATTTTACAGGGGCAAAACTGCAAAACAACGACATTACCGTTGCTGTTTTTGAGACAACTTTAGGTTATTTTTACTATGTTTTTGACCCTGACGACACTGAAAGCGAGCAATTGTTTTATTTAAGGAAGAGTAAGTATATTGACTATTACGAAATGTACGAGATTGCCTACCAGCCTTACGAAAGAGAAGTTTATGAATTAACAGCGCCAGATTTTTCGGTAACACATATTGATTTAAATGTTGTAAACACCCAAAAAGACCTTGTAACCATTGACGCAAAACTTACAATTACCGCAGAAACCACTTTAAATGGGCTTACATTTGATTTAGTTAATTCCTACTACACCTTAAACACCAACACAGGAAGGATATCAGGTTCCAAAGAATTAAAGGTTGACTCTCTTAAAATAAACGGAGAAGACTCTGATTATATCCATTATTCCCACAAATTATTGGTAAAACTTCCTCAAGGAGCAAAAAAAGGGGATAAAATAGTTCTCTACACCCGCCTGTCCGGAGACATTCTTCATAGATTATTCGGAGACAATTTCTGGCAACTTGACAATTATGCATGGTATCCCAAAGCAAAGTTAAAAGAAGAGCATGCGACAATACACATAAAAGCAACGGTACCAGACAACTTTACAGTATTTGCGTCAGGGGATACTGTTTCATTTAAAAAGAAAGACGGGTACAAAACAATTGAAACAAAGCTTGACTACCCTATTCAAAGGCCTTTAATTAGTGCAGGAAAATACTTTATCCATAAGAAAAAGGCTTTAGGGAGAAGCTGTATCGTTGCAACCCACGGTACAAAAAAGGATAAAAACTCAAAAAGGCTTTTAAATTACTTTTTTGCAGCAAGTGATATTATTGAGAGGGGAGTAAACAAGCCATATCCCTTTAAAGATCAGTACATTATTGAGACAAACTTTGACAGGTACTATACAGGGCCATCAATAATCTATGTAGGAAGTGAAATTTTTAATCCAAAATACGAAACAATAGACGATTTAAACCTTCTCTTTATAAACGATATTGCAAGGGCTTATTTCAGGTTCAGGCTTAATCTACCAAATGAAAACGAATTCTGGATAAGCGAGGGGTTTTCTCAATACATTGCAGCAATAACATACACTCAATTATTCAGGAAAAGGAAAGTTGCCCAGAAAAAATTTATAAGGATTTTAAGGAAATGGAAAAGAGGGGCTGAATTAGTTAAATCAGGGGACTCAATCTACCTTGCTTCCCATTTGTGCGGGAAAAAATCAAAAGATATTTACGATATGGTACACCTATACTATGACAAAGCACCCCTTGTTTTGCACGCTTTAAGGCTTGAAATGCAGAAAAAATACGGGGCTCAAAACGGAGACAGAATGTTCTTTGTGTGGATAAGTTCAATTTTAAAATCATTCAGCGGAAGGTATGTAAACACCTACGATTGCATAAGGCTTTTAAACATGATAACAAGAGACAACTGGCAGCCCTTCTTTGACAAATACATATTCGGAACTGAGACACCTGACATAAACATATAA
- a CDS encoding sigma-54-dependent transcriptional regulator translates to MNNILIIDDDKMFCRSLQLQLETHGIMSTTKNTGEEGFLALLEENPAIVFLDYHLPDITGLDFLRRAKEREIKTPIVLVTGREDMDIVIEAMKLNAFDYLRKPINLEDILILIEKAKMKSVEKKEVVENIKKTEVEDYRIIGKSRGITETLKQIGLVSVNRVPVLIIGESGTGKELVARAIHRAMDKSKPFIAINASAIPSTLIEAELFGAEKGSYTGAEKTRIGKLEQAEDGVVFLDEISEIPLEFQVKLLRVLQEKEFERIGSHKKIPLKARIVAASNKDLKKLVEEGKFREDLYYRLSVAEIKIPPLRERTEDIPILVNYFLNKHKNLRLYPVKGITSKALKLLESYDFPGNVRQLENIIIRAIINCKTEYIDESDIRKELNVSATIPEKVMPLREVEKNYIKFVLNYTDWNITRTSKILEIAPNTLRKKIADYELKKPEKGENL, encoded by the coding sequence ATGAATAATATTTTAATAATTGATGATGATAAAATGTTTTGCAGGTCTCTGCAATTGCAACTTGAAACCCACGGGATTATGTCAACCACAAAAAACACCGGGGAAGAAGGCTTTTTAGCCCTTTTAGAAGAAAATCCAGCTATAGTTTTTCTTGACTACCATTTGCCAGACATTACCGGACTCGACTTTTTAAGAAGGGCAAAGGAAAGAGAGATAAAAACACCAATTGTACTTGTAACAGGCAGAGAGGATATGGATATTGTTATTGAAGCAATGAAATTGAATGCTTTTGATTATCTAAGAAAACCGATAAACCTTGAAGATATACTTATCTTAATTGAAAAGGCAAAAATGAAAAGCGTTGAAAAAAAAGAGGTTGTTGAAAACATAAAGAAAACAGAGGTTGAAGACTATAGAATAATAGGCAAAAGTAGAGGCATTACAGAGACATTAAAACAAATAGGACTTGTATCAGTTAACAGGGTGCCTGTTTTAATTATAGGAGAAAGCGGGACGGGAAAAGAATTGGTTGCAAGAGCAATACACAGGGCAATGGACAAATCAAAACCTTTTATTGCAATTAACGCGTCGGCAATTCCCTCAACTTTAATTGAAGCTGAGCTATTTGGTGCTGAAAAAGGCTCTTACACTGGAGCAGAAAAAACAAGAATAGGTAAATTAGAGCAGGCTGAAGACGGGGTGGTTTTCTTAGATGAAATCTCTGAGATTCCCCTTGAATTTCAGGTTAAACTGTTAAGGGTTTTGCAGGAAAAAGAGTTTGAAAGGATAGGAAGCCATAAAAAAATACCTCTTAAAGCAAGGATTGTAGCCGCCTCAAACAAGGATTTGAAAAAACTGGTGGAAGAGGGGAAATTCAGGGAAGACCTCTATTACAGGTTATCGGTTGCGGAGATAAAAATTCCCCCTTTAAGAGAGAGAACGGAAGATATACCAATACTTGTAAACTACTTTTTAAACAAACACAAAAATTTAAGGCTTTACCCTGTAAAAGGGATAACCTCAAAAGCGTTAAAACTCCTTGAAAGCTACGACTTTCCAGGCAATGTAAGACAGCTTGAAAACATTATTATCAGAGCAATTATTAACTGCAAAACTGAGTATATTGACGAAAGTGATATAAGGAAGGAATTAAATGTATCTGCTACAATCCCTGAAAAGGTAATGCCATTGAGAGAGGTTGAGAAGAACTATATCAAATTTGTTTTAAACTATACTGATTGGAATATTACAAGGACTTCAAAGATTCTTGAAATTGCCCCAAACACTTTAAGAAAAAAAATTGCAGATTATGAACTTAAAAAACCTGAGAAAGGGGAAAATTTATGA
- a CDS encoding DF family (seleno)protein, whose amino-acid sequence MKIDILYFDGCPHARDTLKLIKEIVEELKVDAEIEFIKIRDLEDAKRLNFYGSPSVHINGVDLEEGMANRDILYGCRVYQTEERFSGMPPKDLIIKKILEAK is encoded by the coding sequence ATGAAAATTGATATTTTATACTTTGACGGATGCCCTCATGCAAGAGATACTTTAAAGCTTATTAAAGAGATTGTTGAAGAATTAAAGGTTGATGCTGAAATTGAGTTTATAAAGATAAGGGATCTGGAAGATGCGAAAAGGCTTAATTTTTACGGCTCTCCGTCTGTGCATATCAACGGGGTTGATTTAGAAGAAGGAATGGCAAACAGGGACATACTGTATGGGTGCAGGGTATATCAAACTGAAGAAAGATTTTCCGGAATGCCTCCTAAAGATTTAATTATTAAAAAAATATTAGAGGCAAAATAG